The genomic segment AGGTCCTGCGTGACCAGCATGGCCAGGGGAGCCCAGAACGGGTCGATGCCCACCTGAAGGGCGGATTCGCGGTTGGCGAGGGCCGCAGGCACCGTGATGCGGTTTTTGGCGTTGAGAACCTACGGCGCTCAAGCGGCACTGCATAGGATCCCGATTGAACAGCCGTCCCCATGGCCAGTCTGGGCGTCAACATCGATCACATCGCCAACGTGCGTCAGGCCAGGCGGACAGTGGAACCTGACCCCGTGCCGTTCGCCATGCTCGCCGAGCTGGGTGGGGCGGATGGCATCACGGTTCACCTGCGCGAGGACCGCCGTCATATCCAGGACCGGGATGTGAGGTTGCTCCGGGAGACCGTTCGCAGCCGCCTCAACCTCGAGATGGCCGCCACGGAAGAGATGCTCTCGATTGCACTGAAGCTCGGCCCCGACATGGTGACGCTGGTTCCGGAGCGTCGCGAGGAGGTCACTACGGAGGGTGGCCTGGATGTGGTCTCTCAGCTCGAAACGATGACGGACGCCGTGAACCGTCTCCAGGAGTCAGGAATTCCCGTGAGCCTGTTCGTCGATCCCGATGAGCGCCAGCTCGAAGCCTGCCGAAGCAGTGGCGCTCGCTGGGTGGAGCTGCATACGGGGGCCTATGCCGAGGCCAGTTGGTCGCAACAACCCCTCGAACTGGCCCGGATCACGGAGGGCAGCAGCATCGCCAGACAATTCGGCCTGCGGGTTAACTCCGGCCATGGCCTCACGTATCAGAACGTTGAACCGGTGGCGGCGATCGAGGGGATGGAAGAGCTCAACATCGGCCACTCGATCGTGGCGCGGGCCCTTGCGGTGGGTCTGCAACAAGCTGTCCGGGAGATGAAGGCGCTGATTCAGAATCCCCGTTTCGATCCTCTGTTCGGGCAGGCACCTGGATGACGCAGTTTCACTTCGTCGCCGCCAGCGAGCGGTTTCTCACCGAGGAGGAACCGCTCGACGAAGTGCTCAGGGAGCGCCGGCGTAACTACGCCGAAAACGGAAAGGAGATTGATTTCTGGCTGGTGCGCCAGCCGGCGTTTCTATCAGCGCCCCAGCTCGCGGATCTCAATCAGCGCATTCCCCAGCCTGCAGCGGCGGTCGTTTCCTCGGATGCCAGCTTCATCACCTTCCTGAAGCTGCGACTGGAATACGTGGTGACCGGGCAATTCGAGGCGCCATCCGCTGAGATTCAGGAACCCCTTGCCAGCAATGTCTGACGGTTTGATGTCGTCGTTTGTTTGATCATCCGGACGTCAGTCGCGGCTGTGGGTTGTCAGTAAATTTTCGATAGAGCCGATCCGCGTCATGCCACACGAAGGGATGTAGGACGTCACGCCGTCCCCTTCGCCTGATCCCTCGCCGTCTCCTTCACCGGAGCCTTCTCCGGCTCCAAGTCCGGAACCTTCACCCGATCCGGGTTACCCGGATCCCATGGATTACCCAACCCCGGGGCCCATGGTCAGTCCAACGGTTTCTCTGACGGTGAGTCCTTCGACGTCTCCCGACGTTCCGGCCATCGATCCAGCAACAGGTGTGGCGCCCAAGCCCCCGGAGGGTGGATATGGCCCGGTCGATGACGTGCCGGCTGGCAGCTACCCCCCCAGCCATTGACCCGGAAACAGGGATGGCACCCAAGCCCCCGGAGGATGGATATGGCCCGGTCGATGACGTGCCGGCTGGCAGCTACCCCCCAGCGGTCGATCCAGAAACAGGCAATGCATTTCTGCCTCCCAATGATGGGCCCATCCCCCCGATTGCCGATGACCAGGACTGGGGCGATTACAGCTGGGACTCTGTGAACTGGGATGACAGCGCCGTCGAGGAGTCCTTCGACTGGGGCGAGGTGCAATGGCAGGAGCTGGACTGGACAGGCAAGACATCCGATGCCAAAAAAATTCAATGGTCCTCAGTGGAATGGGATGAACTGGATCGGGATGGCAAAGATGCTGATTACAAAGATATTGATTGGGGTGAAGTGAAGTGGACCGAGGTTGATCAAAAAGCGGATATTGAGTTTGAGAAAATTGAATTCAGTGAATTGGATAAAAAGGACTACAAGGCCTTGGCAAAAAAGTTCAACAAGCGAAAGGATCTTGAGTTGGGTTCGGGTGCTTCAGACAGATTGAAGGGTTCGAAGAAAAGCGAAACCATGATTGGTGCATACGGCGATGACACTCTCGATGGAGGTGGCGGTAAAGATAAAATCATCGGAGCAGCACCAGAGATGGGTGGAGGGAGGAAGGAGGTTGACGAAATGACAGGCGGTCAGGACAAAGATGTGTTTGTTCTGGGAACCGAGGATGGTGTTTTATATGACGATGGCAAGAAAAACAAAAACGGCAGGAAGGATTATGCGGTGATCACTGATTTCAACCCCAGGCAGGATTCCATGCAATTGCACGGGGGTGCTGGTGATTATTTCATCGATACTCACCAGAACAACCGGCAAGGTTGGCAAGGGATTGTTTACGACTCCAATCAGAACGATGTGATGGATCGATCGGATGAATTGATCGCGAAAATCCCAGCTGACCTCGGCCTTCGGGATTCGGTGCTGGAGAAATCAATTCGAACGGCTGATTTCGTTTAGCCGACGAATGCCAAATTGATGATTGTTTGCTTCAGGACGTTGTGTCGGTTTTTCATCTAACCTGCCGCTCCTGATTCAATCAGTCGTGGACCTCAGAACGCTTCCAGTCAGCCGGCGGATCGGGCTTCTGGTGGAGGCCCTCGATGGTGCCGTCAAGACCAACAAGGCCCTGGCCACCTGCGCTGATGGAGACGAGATGGTGGAGATTCTGCTCGGTGCTTCAGCCAAGCTTGGTCTGGGTCTGACGCGACGTGATCTCACGGAAACACCACCGATCCGCGACTGGATCTGGTTCAAGAACAACGATCCACTGGTGACGGTGGGGGATGCCATGCCGCGCTACCGCCAGGACAAGGCCAAGGACTCCAGCAACGAAGCCCCTCAGCAGGCAGCGCCGGAAAGAAAGCGCTTCCTCGGTCTGTTCTGATGCCGCAGCTGGTTGCTTTGTTCGGGGCGACCCGCGGCTGACAGCCCAACCCTGCCGGTTCAGAATCTGTTAAGTCAGTCGTCTGTTGTGAGGGCCTCCAGCACGCGCAACTGGGTGATCGGTGATGTGCACGGCTGCCACCAGTCGTTGCTCGATCTTCTGGCTGTTCTTCCGAGCGGGGATCACCTTGTCTTTCTCGGCGATGTGATCAGTCGCGGTGCCGCCATCGAGGCCACGATGGACCTGGTTTGGAACCTGGTGACCCAGCGCCGCGCCACCTGGTTGCGAGGCAATCACGAGCAGAGGCTGATCGATGCCCTGGAGTCCTCTGGTCAGGACGAGACCCAGCAGCTGCTCAAGCTGGATACCTACAGGCAGCTGGGTGAAGAGCGTGCCCAGCAGTGGCTGCAGCGTCTCCGTCAGCTTCCGTTCGTTTTTCGGGCTGATGGCTGGAGTGCCACCCATGCAGGTTTCAACAGCAGCGGTGAGCCAGACCTCTCGATTCGGGACCCCTTCTGGGAGTCGTACGACGGCCGTTTCGGTCTGGTGGTGGTCGGCCACACCCCACGGCCCCAGGTTGAGCGTTACGGCCGCATCGTGTTGATCGATACCGGTGCTGTTTATGGCGGCCTTCTGACCGCCTTCTGCCCGGAGACCGACGCCATCGTTCAGGTTCCTGGAGCCCGTTCGGCAGCCCCGCTGACGCGAAGCAAGGCTGGACCCCGTCGTCCGGCGTTGGTGGCTGGAGATCCGGGTCGTTGCTGACGCTCTACCGGAGCAACCGAGCGGAATTCCTGGCCACGTTGCTGGCCCGTCAACTGGTTGAAGAGCGCCCGGGTCCCTTCGAGACCGTGGAGGTGCTGGTCAACACCTGGCCGACCAGTCGCTGGTTGGGTGAGCAGCTGGCCGTTGCCAATGGCATCAGTTCGCTGGTGCGATTCCCTTTTCCCGGC from the Synechococcus sp. KORDI-100 genome contains:
- a CDS encoding pyridoxine 5'-phosphate synthase, giving the protein MASLGVNIDHIANVRQARRTVEPDPVPFAMLAELGGADGITVHLREDRRHIQDRDVRLLRETVRSRLNLEMAATEEMLSIALKLGPDMVTLVPERREEVTTEGGLDVVSQLETMTDAVNRLQESGIPVSLFVDPDERQLEACRSSGARWVELHTGAYAEASWSQQPLELARITEGSSIARQFGLRVNSGHGLTYQNVEPVAAIEGMEELNIGHSIVARALAVGLQQAVREMKALIQNPRFDPLFGQAPG
- a CDS encoding MgPME-cyclase complex family protein, coding for MTQFHFVAASERFLTEEEPLDEVLRERRRNYAENGKEIDFWLVRQPAFLSAPQLADLNQRIPQPAAAVVSSDASFITFLKLRLEYVVTGQFEAPSAEIQEPLASNV
- a CDS encoding metallophosphoesterase — protein: MRASSTRNWVIGDVHGCHQSLLDLLAVLPSGDHLVFLGDVISRGAAIEATMDLVWNLVTQRRATWLRGNHEQRLIDALESSGQDETQQLLKLDTYRQLGEERAQQWLQRLRQLPFVFRADGWSATHAGFNSSGEPDLSIRDPFWESYDGRFGLVVVGHTPRPQVERYGRIVLIDTGAVYGGLLTAFCPETDAIVQVPGARSAAPLTRSKAGPRRPALVAGDPGRC